The following is a genomic window from Mycobacterium parmense.
GCATCCCACCGGTCTCACGGTGGTGATCCTCGAGACCATCATGTCGATCACCGATCCGCCGGTGAAGTTGTTGCGGAGGCTGATTCCGCAACTCACCATCGGGGCGGTTCGCTTCGATCTGTCCATCATGGTGCTGCTGCTGGTCGCTTTCATCGGCATGCAACTGGCTTTCAGCGCCGCGGCGTGAGCCACGTTCCGGGGCGGAGACGGATCGGCCACGTTTTAGCGTCGGATTGGGCCGCGCGATTTAAAACTTCTCAGGATTGGGATTTTATTGGTCTCAATGTTTGGAATTGATTCATAAAAATTGGCCTGATCAGCAACGATCGCGTCTGTTGTGACAGGATGGACGGCAGTTGCACAACGGCTACCAGCGCGTTCTACACTTTC
Proteins encoded in this region:
- a CDS encoding YggT family protein, translating into MVLFFQILGFALFIFWLLLIARVVVEFIRSFSRDWHPTGLTVVILETIMSITDPPVKLLRRLIPQLTIGAVRFDLSIMVLLLVAFIGMQLAFSAAA